One stretch of Scyliorhinus canicula chromosome 7, sScyCan1.1, whole genome shotgun sequence DNA includes these proteins:
- the ap1s2 gene encoding AP-1 complex subunit sigma-2 isoform X6, with the protein MQFMLLFSRQGKLRLQKWYVPLSDKEKKKITRELVQTVLARKPKMCSFLEWRDLKIVYKRYASLYFCCAIEDQDNELITLEIIHRYVELLDKYFGSVCELDIIFNFEKAYFILDEFLLGGEVQETSKKNVLKAIEQADLLQEEAETPRSVLEEIGLT; encoded by the exons ATGCAGTTTATGCTGCTTTTTAGTCGTCAGGGGAAACTACGACTGCAGAAATGGTATGTTCCACTGTCAGACAAAGAGAAGAAAAAAATTACAAGAGAGCTTGTCCAGACAGTCCTGGCTCgcaaacccaagatgtgcagcttCCTGGAGTGGAGAGACCTGAAGATTGTATATAAAAG GTATGCAAGTCTTTATTTCTGCTGTGCTATTGAGGACCAGGACAATGAGCTCATAACCCTTGAGATTATCCACCGTTATGTTGAACTTCTAGACAAGTATTTTGGAAGT GTCTGCGAACTTGACATTATCTTTAACTTTGAGAAGGCTTATTTTAtcctggatgagttcttgttaggAGGGGAGGTGCAGGAGACCTCCAAGAAGAATGTACTGAAAGCAATCGAACAAGCTGATCTGCTGCAGGAG
- the ap1s2 gene encoding AP-1 complex subunit sigma-2 isoform X8, producing the protein MQFMLLFSRQGKLRLQKWYVPLSDKEKKKITRELVQTVLARKPKMCSFLEWRDLKIVYKRYASLYFCCAIEDQDNELITLEIIHRYVELLDKYFGSVCELDIIFNFEKAYFILDEFLLGGEVQETSKKNVLKAIEQADLLQEHSGQQRK; encoded by the exons ATGCAGTTTATGCTGCTTTTTAGTCGTCAGGGGAAACTACGACTGCAGAAATGGTATGTTCCACTGTCAGACAAAGAGAAGAAAAAAATTACAAGAGAGCTTGTCCAGACAGTCCTGGCTCgcaaacccaagatgtgcagcttCCTGGAGTGGAGAGACCTGAAGATTGTATATAAAAG GTATGCAAGTCTTTATTTCTGCTGTGCTATTGAGGACCAGGACAATGAGCTCATAACCCTTGAGATTATCCACCGTTATGTTGAACTTCTAGACAAGTATTTTGGAAGT GTCTGCGAACTTGACATTATCTTTAACTTTGAGAAGGCTTATTTTAtcctggatgagttcttgttaggAGGGGAGGTGCAGGAGACCTCCAAGAAGAATGTACTGAAAGCAATCGAACAAGCTGATCTGCTGCAGGAG
- the ap1s2 gene encoding AP-1 complex subunit sigma-2 isoform X7, whose translation MQFMLLFSRQGKLRLQKWYVPLSDKEKKKITRELVQTVLARKPKMCSFLEWRDLKIVYKRYASLYFCCAIEDQDNELITLEIIHRYVELLDKYFGSVCELDIIFNFEKAYFILDEFLLGGEVQETSKKNVLKAIEQADLLQEPRHEYFNVPVY comes from the exons ATGCAGTTTATGCTGCTTTTTAGTCGTCAGGGGAAACTACGACTGCAGAAATGGTATGTTCCACTGTCAGACAAAGAGAAGAAAAAAATTACAAGAGAGCTTGTCCAGACAGTCCTGGCTCgcaaacccaagatgtgcagcttCCTGGAGTGGAGAGACCTGAAGATTGTATATAAAAG GTATGCAAGTCTTTATTTCTGCTGTGCTATTGAGGACCAGGACAATGAGCTCATAACCCTTGAGATTATCCACCGTTATGTTGAACTTCTAGACAAGTATTTTGGAAGT GTCTGCGAACTTGACATTATCTTTAACTTTGAGAAGGCTTATTTTAtcctggatgagttcttgttaggAGGGGAGGTGCAGGAGACCTCCAAGAAGAATGTACTGAAAGCAATCGAACAAGCTGATCTGCTGCAGGAG